The Schistocerca gregaria isolate iqSchGreg1 chromosome 1, iqSchGreg1.2, whole genome shotgun sequence genome includes a window with the following:
- the LOC126280394 gene encoding alanine and glycine-rich protein-like, whose product MRSIVLLLATAVAVHAGALDKADHEGVSISKRHALYGLGLADSAAQAQAQAQAAGLGGGYYGGGGAALSQAQAQAQAAGLGGGYHGIWKRHALYGLGLADSAAQAQAQAQAAGLGGGYYGGGGAALSQAQAQAQAAGLGGGYHGIWKRHSPYGLELVESAAQAQAQAQAAGLGGGYYGGGGAALSQAQAQAQAAGLGGGYHGIWKRHSPYGLGLAESAAQAQAQAQAAGLGGGYYGGGGAALSQAQAQAQAAGLGGGYHGIWKRHAP is encoded by the coding sequence CTGGAGCACTGGATAAAGCAGATCATGAGGGTGTGAGCATTTCAAAGCGACACGCCCTCTACGGCTTGGGGCTGGCTGATTCTGCCGCCCAGGCACAGGCCCAGGCACAGGCCGCTGGACTTGGGGGTGGATACTACGGTGGAGGTGGAGCTGCACTGAGTCAGGCACAGGCACAGGCGCAGGCTGCTGGGCTGGGTGGCGGGTACCACGGCATCTGGAAGAGACACGCCCTCTACGGCTTGGGGCTGGCTGATTCTGCTGCCcaggcacaggcacaggcacaggccGCTGGGCTCGGGGGAGGATATTACGGTGGGGGTGGAGCTGCACTCAGCCAGGCACAGGCACAGGCGCAGGCTGCTGGGTTGGGTGGTGGCTACCACGGCATCTGGAAGAGACACTCCCCCTACGGTTTGGAGCTGGTTGAATCTGCTGCCCAGGCACAGGCACAGGCTCAGGCTGCCGGGCTCGGGGGTGGATACTATGGTGGGGGTGGGGCTGCTCTGAGCCAAGCACAGGCACAGGCGCAGGCTGCTGGGTTGGGTGGTGGCTACCACGGCATCTGGAAGAGACACTCCCCCTACGGTTTGGGGCTGGCTGAATCTGCTGCCCAGGCACAGGCACAGGCTCAGGCTGCTGGGCTCGGGGGTGGATACTACGGTGGGGGTGGAGCTGCACTCAGCCAAGCACAAGCACAAGCGCAGGCCGCTGGGCTGGGTGGTGGCTACCACGGCATCTGGAAGCGACACGCCCCCTAA
- the LOC126280346 gene encoding uncharacterized protein LOC126280346 encodes MRSILVVLATAVAVQGFGVNRGLDASLAQAQAQAQAVGLGLGGGLLGGGAGLSAAQAQAQAQAAGLGGSYHGIWKRHALYGLGLSDSLAQAQAQAQAIELGGGHYGGGGAALSQAQAQAQAAGLGSGYHGIWKRHALYGLGLSDSLAQAQAQAQAIELGGGHYGGGAAALSQAQAQAQAAGLGSGYHGIWKRHALYGLGLSDSLAQAQAQAQAAALGGGGVALSQAQAQAQAAGLGGGIWKRRANYGSELTDSLAQAQSQAQAVGLGSDGDGAALSQAQSQSQAIGLGSDGDAAALSQSQSQAQAVGLGSGDDGEGGAALSQAQAQAQAAAVGLEF; translated from the exons ATGAGGTCCATTTTAGTCGTGTTGGCCACCGCCGTCGCTGTGCAAG GATTCGGCGTCAACCGAGGACTAGATGCGAGCCTGGCTCAGGCTCAAGCGCAGGCGCAGGCGGTTGGGTTGGGACTCGGCGGTGGGCTGCTGGGAGGAGGAGCAGGGCTGAGTGCTGCACAGGCACAAGCACAGGCGCAGGCTGCCGGGCTGGGCGGCAGCTACCACGGCATCTGGAAGCGACACGCCCTCTACGGCTTGGGCCTGTCTGACTCCCTGGCCCAGGCACAGGCCCAGGCACAGGCCATCGAGTTGGGAGGTGGGCACTATGGTGGAGGCGGCGCGGCTCTCAGCCAGGCACAGGCACAGGCGCAGGCTGCCGGGCTGGGCAGTGGTTACCACGGCATCTGGAAGCGCCATGCCCTCTACGGCTTGGGCCTGTCTGACTCCCTGGCCcaggcacaggcacaggcacaggccATCGAGCTGGGAGGTGGGCACTATGGTGGAGGCGCCGCGGCTCTCAGCCAGGCACAGGCACAGGCGCAGGCTGCTGGGCTGGGCAGTGGTTACCATGGCATCTGGAAGCGCCATGCCCTCTACGGCTTGGGCCTGTCTGACTCCCTGGCCCAGGCACAGGCCCAGGCACAGGCTGCCGCACTGGGTGGAGGCGGTGTAGCCCTCAGCCAGGCACAGGCACAGGCGCAGGCTGCCGGGCTGGGCGGTGGCATCTGGAAACGACGAGCCAATTACGGCTCGGAGCTGACCGACTCCCTCGCCCAAGCACAGTCGCAGGCACAGGCCGTTGGGCTGGGCAGTGACGGGGACGGTGCCGCCCTCAGCCAGGCGCAGTCACAATCACAGGCCATAGGACTAGGCAGTGATGGGGACGCTGCTGCCCTGAGCCAGTCACAGTCGCAAGCACAGGCCGTCGGGCTGGGAAGTGGTGACGACGGAGAGGGTGGCGCTGCCCTCAGCCAGGCACAGGCGCAGGCCCAGGCTGCTGCTGTCGGGCTTGAATTCTAG